The stretch of DNA GAAAGTTTTATTGTAATCAACTCCCTCAATTTGTCGATTATCCATAACCACCAAACGAGCTTTATAGCGTTCAATAGACCCGTCGGCATTGTATTTAATTTTGTAAATCTATTTTGATCCGATGGCCTTTTTGTTCGGCGGTAGAGTTTGGAGAGTCCAAGTGTGGTTCTTTTCGAGAGCCTCAATTTTGTGTTTCATAGCCTCACACCATTCTGATACCTCCACGGCTTCTTTAGAAAAATTGGGCTCGTGGTGTTTGGTCACGTCCGATATAAAAATGTGATGGTTAGGGGaaatttttgcataattcaaaTAATGAGAAATTGGGTAGACGGTACCTGAAGACGTGGATTGAGCTGTGAGTGAATTAACCGAGGGGCGAGGTTTGGATAATATGAAGTCCTTTAAGTTGGAGTTGGGTATTTTGGTGCGATGCCCACGGCCCATGCATGGAAGTAGATTTTGGTGGTGGAGATGGCGAGTTGGAAGAAGTAGGAGAAGTGTCCGTGGGTTGGGTGTTGTCAGATTGTGTCGAAGGAGATGGGGTGGCCGTGGTGTGGCGTTCGGTTGCGGAAGCGGTGTTCGATGGTGAGGACAAGTTGGTAGATGGAGAAGTTGTTTGAACAATTAATGGGTCGGAAACAGGGGATAAGGTATCAAAACAGCATGAGGTAGGGTCGTTGTCTAATTCATTGAGATTAAGATTTTGATACGGAAATTCAGTTTCGATGAAAACAGCGTCCTTAGACTCAAAGAAATTACCGGTATCCAAATCATAAAGTTTCCATCCTTTCTTTCCAAATGGGTAACCAATAAAAACACATTTACGACTTCGAGACGCAAATTTATCGTGAGAGAGATTTAGAGTTTTAGCGTAAGCGAGGCACCCAAAAAATCCTTATATTTTCGAAAGGAGGAGGTTGAGAGAAAAGTGTTTCATATGGGGTTTTTTCCATTTAATATAGTTAATTGACGGTGTGCGATTTATTAGGTAAACGGCATTTAAGACACATTCACCCCAAAAATAGAGTGGTAAGCCTGCTTGAAAAAGAAGGGCTCGCGCGACATTTAAAATGTGTCGATGTTTGCGTTCGACTcgcccgttttgttgaggagtgtcAACCATCGAAGTTTAAAATAAAATGCCGTTTTCCTTAAAAAACGAAATAAGAGGACGAAATTCTGTCCCATTATCTGTACgtaaaattttaattttcttttcaaATTATCTTTCTATCATTTTAAAGAAATTTAACAAAGTTTGTTTTGTATCACTTTTGTTACGTAAAAGATAAACCCATGTGGAACGGGAAAAATCATCGACTATTGTAAGGAAAAATTTGGAACCGCAAGAGGCATTCTCGGAATATGGCCCCCCAGAGATCACAATGTATAAGATCAAAAGATGTAGTGACTCAATTCGAGCTTAAAGAAAACGGCGCACGAGTTTTCTTACCGCGTAAACAGATATCACAAGTTTTGCTATGAAAATGACCACAAGTTTTAGAAGCTTTATTAAGAAATGGTAAAAAAAAACAAGAGATATTTGAGGAGGGGGGTCCCAACCTTTGGTGCCAAAGCTCAAAAGAGTCGCTCGTCTCAGCTAAATAGGTGTGAATTTTAGCGTGTCTGACACCTTTTAAATGGTAGAGCCCCTCGCGTTATTCACCCGCACCAATCACTGTATTCGAGGTACGGTCCTAAATAAGACATAAATTATGGGAAAATTGAATAGTTAGAGTTGTATCCATTAATAAACTAGAAATGGATAGAAGATTACAATTTAAATTGGCAGCGTATAAGACGTCTCGTAAAACAAGACGAGACGATAAATGTATATCGCCGCTTTGAGTTGCGATGGTAATATCTCCGTTGGGTAAACCAACAGATAACGGATTAATAGTTTTAAGATTTGAAAAATGCGAAAGGCAACCCGACATATGATGGGATGCCCCTGTATCAATAATCCAAGGTAAATTAGAGGCATTACCGTTGAGGCGATCAGTGGCAGGGTCGGCTTTGTGAGGCTGCAAAATGCTTCCTAACTCGTCCTCCTCTTGCTCTCTTTAAAAAGCTTGCACTCAACAATTTAACACCTCAAGAGTTAGGAAGCATTTTGCAGATGAGGGTTGTCCAGACGCCATGTTTATCTTAGGAGGAGGTCTAGGAGTCTGATTATGAGAGCGTTCTTCCTGCCCCTTACTCCGAGGGTCCGGGACAAACACGGCTGAGCTAAGATCTGTTGCATTTGGGTCTATATAGATGCGAAGACAGGGACGATCACCCGACCATTCGGGATATTTCCCGGTAACCTGATAGCAAAATTTTAAACTATGGCCTAATTTCTTACCGGCAATGCAGTAGTAGTACTTGGAGGGTTCATTGGGATTACGTTTGTCCGAGCGTTCCCCGTTCCCCCCGGGAGGTCGTGGCCCATGTGAGACACGAGCTACAAATGCCATAGCGTTGGGTGTGTTATCAGTTTTAACAGATGATATATTGCGAATGCCTTCATCCTGTAAAAGGCGATTATAAATTAAATCTAAAGATGGGAGAGGAGATATACCAAGGATTTGAGATCGAGTAGTAGCAAAGCGATCATTAAGAATCATTAAGAAATCACGAACTCGCTTCTTTTCCCGTCTGTTGTTCATGAGAAGCAGCCAATGACACGCACAAGGAGAGCAAGAGCATGTGGAAAGCGGGTCCTGATCTGTAAGTGCATCCCAAATTGCGGTCATCCGGTCATAGTAATTTATCAACGATTCCGTCGGCCCTTGCCGACATGCGAGAAGGTCGGCCTGCAATTGGTATACTCGAGCCTCATTGGCTTGACAAAACCGATTTTTGATATCATTCCAGACGAGTTTGGCCTCCGGACGAAGAGAAATTTGTTTCTTCAAGGAGGGTTCGATTGTGTTAAAAATCCACATGGTTACaagtagggatgtcaatggatcgggttcgggtcgggtgaagccttatccgtcatccatccgttcttttaaaatttcatccaacccgtccgtcatccatgaaacatatcatccgtcatccatccatccatcatccgtgGATGAAACGGTTGGATCGGGTGATAAATGGGTGTTGTGTATATTTATATTTCAAGTTTAAAAAAAataatgattttttttctctacaaaaatgAAGTTAGATAATTACTTAGTTTAACTTTGTAGTTGGTAAGTTCACAAAATATCTATATTGAGAGTAGataaatatgaaaatttaaatattttatatcttaataatgtgttatatgtaaaaaaattaaataaaaagtaataaaatcgggtgatggatggatgtCGGGTGGATAGCGGGtggaatttcttcatccaacccatccgtcatccatcatccatttcatccgtcatccatccatcatccatttaagtcgggttttcatccatcttttaggatcgggtggatcggattttgatggatgcgggtgaaattgacataTCTAGTTACAAGGGCATTAGTGACCTGCCATTGTTTAAAAGTTGTGGATGTAGAAGAAGGTTTTATGACGGTTTCGTCAATATACTCAAGTTTTCCCTTAGCCATAAGAGTAAGGTGAAAAGATCTAGCCCTTTCGTCATAATTTGTTCCGTTGAAAACTACAGGGGTGATGATGTGCCCTGTATGTTCAACATGAATCATTGAGTAAGTAGATGTTTGTGCGGAATTAACGACTTGTGAGACCTCTGAATTCGTCATTTTctggaaaaaaaatgaagaagcagAGGAGAGGCAAAGGAGAAAGGAAAAAGACGCGTGAGATTGGTGAAACAAATAAACCTAAAACACTGATACCATATTATAATTGGTAGAATAACAAGATTGAATAAGATAATGAGATTGGTTTCATAATAGAATTATATTCATCCAAAATTGTGTTTGTAATTACATTGATTAACACTATATATACCGAAAAGAATATAGTATTTATGGAAGCTAAATATTTGCAATATTAACAAGGGAAAATTTGCAGCGATATTTTGTGTTGATTTATGCCTTGGATTGAGCAGTGTCCAACGGCTCTTTGTTGGCTATTATAACAAAAAATGGTGTACTTGTCTCGTAATCTTGATTGTTGATTATTTGCAGCCCATTACGAGCCTAGGAGTGTCCAAAGTTGTGGAATCCAATCATCCAAATTACAAGACGGGTGACTTAGTATGGGGATTTATTGGATGGGAAGAATACACTCTTATAACCTCACAGCAGGAGGCACAAATGCTCTTCAAAATCGACGATAAAGACATTCCTCTTTCGTACTATGCAGGAATTCTCGGTAATCGTTTTTATCTACTAGCGAGCGAGAATTCTAGCTACGTGGTATCGTAGGGTGACTCCCTTGTAGCAAAAACACATTATATATGGGGGTAACACCGTTTACAAAATGGGAATCCGGTTTAACAGCGTATGGTGTGTTATGCCGTTTTGCAGGAATGCAGGGTTTGACAGCCTATGTTGGGTTATATGAGCTTGGGTTGCCTAAAGAGGGAGAACGTGTGTTTGTCTCAGCAGCGTCCGGGGCGGTTGGGCAGTTGGTTGGACAATTTGCGAAGCTGAGTGGTTGCTATGTGGTTGGAAGTGCTGGTAGCAAAATGAAGGTGCATACGAAACTTTCTCATCTTTGTATATGTGAACTAATGACTTACGGAGTACATGAGTTTAAAATTCAGACCAATCACAGCTCTTTAAAAGAGTGTGCTTTTATAGTATATAAAAATAATGTGACAGCGACAGTGTGGCTTGAACGTATCAATAGTTGTTTATTTTTGTGAGTCGATTGGTTAATGGTCATGTATGTAATTTGCTAATTAAAATTGTTCATTTGGTTCTCATTTCTGATCATAAATGAAGAATAGGTTGATTTATTGAAAAACAAATTTGGATTTGACGAGGCTTTCAATTACAAAGAACAAGAAGACTTGGATGCAACCCTAAGAAGGTGACATTCTCTTTATTATCTCTAAGAATTTCAAAATTTTGTTATATGTATGTGAACTAGCATAGTTGATAATGTCATTGACTCATTAATATCTAAAATGCCTTTTAAATTCTCTTTAGAGATGATATTTTAAATTAAAAACTGAGTGATGCGGTATTGGATTAATTATAATCAGAATAGTATTAATTGGTTTCTAGAAacttgaatatatttgattttctAGGTATTTCCCCGAGGGCATTGATATATATTTCGAGAATGTTGGAGGGAAAATGCTTGATGCTGTTTTGCCAAATATGAGACTCCATGGCCGCATTCCAGTGTGTGGGATGATCTCACAATATAATCTCGTTGAACCGGAGGGTATTCACAATTTGTTTCACGTTGTTTCAAAACGCATCCATATGGAAGGATTTCTTACTTTCGATTACTATCCTCATCGTTACCAAATGTTCCTGGACATGATCTTACCACTTATCAAGGAAGGAAAGATTTCATATTTGGAAGACATTGCCGAAGGCTTAGAAAATGCACCAGTTGCTTTGATTGGTCTTTTCTATGGCAAAAACGTTGGAAAACAACTTGTTCAAGTTGCTCGAGAGTAACTTCTTGGTACATGGAAATACTCTTTAGAGCATTTCTATAGtatattcgtcacaagcttgcgacAGGTCAAATATTACTCATATGGATAGATAAGATAAAGCAGTTTGATACTCCGATCCCTAGGCACTCTACTTTTATCTTATCTATCCCACATGGATAGTACTTGATTAGTCGTAAGCTTGCGACGGATATGCCTGTTACAAAAGAGAATTTGTGCTTAACTTTATTTGTTCAAATTATTGcaaaatttaaataagtgtttCTGTTATGAAACATTAATTAGTATGGATTTCTATTGGGCTTCTATCCAGTATAGGCCATATATATGTAACTAGGTTGTAATTCACCCTTCATCTatgtactatatataccccatatgAGATGAATAATATCCAACCCTCTTCTCTCTCTCAATCTATTTGCTTGTTTTCTCTCTACACTTCCTTCTATAATTCTTATCGtataacacgttatcagcacgaaaTCTACCAAATTTAGcaacaattaaattaaaaaaaaagttgATATACAATTACTCCGTAAATGTATAATCAATATCAATGCCTCCACTAAACTCTTAAACGCCAAGAAAAGGTAATGCTACATCAAAAACTCGGTAACAATTTTCTAAACATGTTTACTTCTTGTTTTTGTATTAGTAGGTGTTTATTCATGCTCCATACAGTATATTTCTTCAATTTACATTGTCCCCAAGCACATAACACAATGAGGTAAGTAGTTAATCGTAATGTTTTATTTGCATTACATTTTTataaaactttacctattttgtAAGAGGCCAGTTTTAATCAGGTGAATCTCTAGCCAAAGATCATTTTTAATCGCTCATGGCTCATCCATTTGTTAATTATAACCACTTTGATGAAAATCGAATTTAAGATTTATATTCCTAATCCGTATAAAGGCTCGAACACATAGCAATAAGCATATAGACATCAACAATACTCTTGATTTCATTGTCTGATGTTCAAGTTCAATTTTTCCACCTAGTCTTTGTATATGGTATATTATGCGAGAATTGTGATATGATTTCCTATTTTTTCCACATAGTAATTAGATTTGTTTATGGTACATTATATGACCAAACTTATGTACGTGGAATCTTGTAAAATCTTTTTGTAGCCCTTGATATTATTAGACAGAAATATTTTTCTTCAACGGTTGGAATCTGAAAGTTATTTGGATGGTATAGTTTCCTTTCTTTATAATGTGAAACGGTCTCATATCTATTCAAGTGAGAttgtctcatatctatttaattgaGACGAACTCATATCTATTTAACATGAAACGAGTCATTTTAATTCAAGATGTTCTATCAATATAATATGAGACATTCTCCTATCTGACATAATCTTCGGTCATGTGAGACTGTCTCCTATCTATTTAATGTGGGGCGGTCTCCTGCCATCATAATTTACGATCTTATATCTATTTAATTCAAGACGATCTCATATTTATTTAATTGAGAGTTTTGAGACGAGCTCCTATCTATTTCATGTGAAACATCTCGTATCTATTTAACATGAGACAATCTCTTATCAGTCATTATAATTTAAGACGGTCTTTTATCAATCTATGTCAAGGAGTCTCGTGTCATTATAAGGGATACAATATCCCATCACATTAATGTGAAATAGTCTTTTATTAGTATAATAATGTGGGATGAACTTCTATCAAAACAACCTTACATCAAACCATATTTTTTTCATTCCTCAACGGGAAATCATATTTTTTAATTTCTTATgacttaattatttattattcgtCGTATTTCCCAAAGGGATATTAATTCTTGCCAATTTACCTAAAACCTAAATGTGTCATGTAACAATTCATTTATTTGGCGAGATGACGATAAATTATTTTGAGCACATGCTATATAATAGCTAAACATAAGTTAGCATCCAACTTTAGTTTGGCAACTCAGTAGTGCACAATTGCACATATTAAGGCATATTCAACCCCAAATATGAAGGATTATAATAAATTGCTTGCGAACTACTATCAAAAGTTGACATGGAATGTCATATATGATCAACACGTGCTTAAAGAACTTTGATGTAACATTGAGTTCATTTGGGTTTTTACTATACCCATTTATTATAAACATAAAGCTTATAATGTGTTGAAACTCTTATGTATAGAATATAAATATTACTCTGTATTACAACAGGAAACTACACTAAATTTGAGTATGATTTCATATTTGAAGATCTAAACATTGGTGTTCCACAACAGTACTCGAGATTGAAAAGACCTTGCAAATTCAATTGTACAAATTGATATTATCTTCAATGGTTTGAAAGCACATAACACAAATATGAGTACTTTGTGCTATTAAAATTCacaatttgattattattatgtGAACAAGTTGATCTTCCTAATTGGGCTTTTTATTCGGCAAATTGATAGTCAATTGCATTATACACTACATACTTCCCATATATCTTATAAAATCTTACGATAATGCCCACTAATGAATCTCATTAGTATATGATATGAGAAATCAAATTCTAAGGTGGTTATATAAATGATTGCAATCTATCTTGAatatagtttttaccaccttagggggaaTAAAGTAAGTGAAAAGTTGGTAAAACAAAagaatttttatcatattaaattaCACATACAGTGTAATATATGTAAAATACCGATTCTAGAAATTCTAGTATATGATCATAAAAGTATATCCATATGAAACGGATACACATTTGCGCGCCATATTCAATTTCCAATGGAATTAAGACTTTATAAGTCCATTTGACAGtcgacatatatatatatatggctaTTAACGAACTCATAAACCTGAAATCCATCCAAATCATGGATATTGAAAATAATACTGTATagtttgcatt from Silene latifolia isolate original U9 population chromosome 10, ASM4854445v1, whole genome shotgun sequence encodes:
- the LOC141606178 gene encoding 2-alkenal reductase (NADP(+)-dependent)-like, with translation MYYCLYSYSILITHFISKYLRSTLLSKLHNYSHLPMGKKKTMAEVRNKQVVLKNYVVGFPKESDMEIRDAKITLKLPKEDNDDTSILLKNLYLSCDPYMRSRMSTHDRSSYIESFTPGSPITSLGVSKVVESNHPNYKTGDLVWGFIGWEEYTLITSQQEAQMLFKIDDKDIPLSYYAGILGMQGLTAYVGLYELGLPKEGERVFVSAASGAVGQLVGQFAKLSGCYVVGSAGSKMKVDLLKNKFGFDEAFNYKEQEDLDATLRRYFPEGIDIYFENVGGKMLDAVLPNMRLHGRIPVCGMISQYNLVEPEGIHNLFHVVSKRIHMEGFLTFDYYPHRYQMFLDMILPLIKEGKISYLEDIAEGLENAPVALIGLFYGKNVGKQLVQVARE